Part of the Sulfurihydrogenibium sp. genome is shown below.
AATAATCCATACTTTAAAAGATAACACTTATTATGCTTCAATCATCTTAAAAGACCAAGAAGGTAGAACTGTTGAAATAGATGCACGTCCAAGCGATGCTATAAACATTGCTCTAAGGTCTGGATGTCCAATATTGGTTTCAGAAGAAGTTTTAGCTGAAGCTAATAATGGCAAAAAAGAAAAAATTGATGAAGAAGACCTAAAAGAATGGATAGAATCATTAAAGCCAGAGGATTTTGAGAAAAATATAGAATTTTAAAAGACTAAAGCCTTCATATAACAGGAAAAGATTGATCAATAAGAAAGGTTTATTATAGATGTCACTCTGCAGCTGGCGAAAAATCTATTTTTTCTTTCTTTTCAAAAAACATTAAAAAATTAGATCCTTCACTACGTTGCCGGATAACGACGAAAATAAAAAATCTCTTATTCTAATGTTTTTGAAAAATACTTTAAAATCTAATTACTGCTGCACCCCAGGTTAATCCACCACCAAAGGCAGTTAAAAGAATATAATCTCCTTTGTTGAATCTTCCTTCTTTGTAAGCTTCATACATAGCAATTGGAATGGATGCAGCACTTGTATTTCCGTATCTATGAATATTGCTATAAACCTTTTCTAACGGTAATTCTAATTTTTCAGCCAATGCTTGAATGATCCTTATGTTAGCTTGATGAGGAATTACTAACTTAATATCTTCTTTATTTATCCCGGCTTTTTGTAATGCTTTTAAGCAAGCAGTTTCCATGGATTTAATAGCTTGTTTAAAAGTTTCTCTTCCTTGCATTCTCAGCTTCTCACCAACCTGACAGTGTAAAAGATGACCATATGAACCATCAGACTTCATCACTGTTGATAAAATATCGCTTGAAGAGTTAGATTTGGAAATAACAACAGCTCCGGCACCATCGCCAAATAGTACTGCAGTTGTCCTGTCAGTCCAATCGATTATTTTTGAAAAAACTTCACTTCCAACTACAAGAACATTTTCAGCTTTCCCGGATTTTATAAAACTATCTGCTATTGTAATGCCATATATAAAGCCGCTACAAGCAGCTGAAAAATCAAAAGCCATTGGATTTTTACATCCAAGTTTATCGGCTAATATACAAGCCGTAGAAGGAAATATATTGTCCGGAGTAGACGTTGCTACAATTATAATGTCTATGTCCTTTGGAGTTATTCCTGCATTTTCAATAGCTTCTTTTGATGCGCGAAAAGCAAGGTCGCTTGCCTTAACCCATTCATCCGCTATTCTTCTTTCTTTTATTCCGGTCCTTGTTGTAATCCATTCATCCGATGTATCAAGGATTTTTTCTAAATCATGGTTAGTTAAAACTCTTTCAGGAACATACATTCCTATGCCTTTTATCTCACTGGACATTGTTTTCTCCGTAAACTTCTTCTTCTTTTCCTTTTATCAACTCTTGAGGAATTAGCGTGTTGATATTTTCAAGGAGTTTTTTATTAAAATCGTGATTTACAAATTCAGAAGCAAATCGTAATGCATTTTTTATAGCTTTTTCATCTGCTCTTCCATGAGTTATTATACATGTTCCCTTAGTGCCAAGCAAAGGAGCACCGCCATATTCCGTAAAATCTGCTTTTTTCTTAAATCTTT
Proteins encoded:
- a CDS encoding beta-ketoacyl-ACP synthase III is translated as MSSEIKGIGMYVPERVLTNHDLEKILDTSDEWITTRTGIKERRIADEWVKASDLAFRASKEAIENAGITPKDIDIIIVATSTPDNIFPSTACILADKLGCKNPMAFDFSAACSGFIYGITIADSFIKSGKAENVLVVGSEVFSKIIDWTDRTTAVLFGDGAGAVVISKSNSSSDILSTVMKSDGSYGHLLHCQVGEKLRMQGRETFKQAIKSMETACLKALQKAGINKEDIKLVIPHQANIRIIQALAEKLELPLEKVYSNIHRYGNTSAASIPIAMYEAYKEGRFNKGDYILLTAFGGGLTWGAAVIRF
- a CDS encoding bifunctional nuclease family protein, which gives rise to MVEMEVQGITLDPITNMPVLLLKSKENDEILTIWIGVFEANSIAIYLESMTYPRPLTYDLFTNILNSLSTSVENVIIHTLKDNTYYASIILKDQEGRTVEIDARPSDAINIALRSGCPILVSEEVLAEANNGKKEKIDEEDLKEWIESLKPEDFEKNIEF